TCAACCCAGACTTGTCCAAGAGCTGCGAATTGCAGTGAAGTCCTGTGTTACCCGCCCATTTGATTTACAAAACTCGACACAATTATACTCTTTGCGGCAATCCCTGTCAAGGGCGATGCTCAACAATCCGTGAGGATTATCGCGATACTTAGGACTGCCAGCAGACGGAACTTCTACCGATTGATGAACTTGTTGTCACACAAAATCAGGCAGAAGCGAAGATGCGATCATGTCCGCGCGAAACATGCCCTTGGTGGTCAACAGGAGATGGTCATGCTCTTCGATAATGTCCCCAGCCGACTTGAGTCCATCGATTAGACTGCGGCGGACTCCTGAGATGTCGTAACCAAACTCCGATTTCAAAATGTCTGTGTTCAGGCCGCTGCTTAGGCGCAACGACAGCATAATCGACTCGATTAAGCGCTTAGGAGAGGTGACTTCTTCTTCATCGGCAACGGGCAGTTTGTTCACGGCGAGGTTCTTGACGTATCGAAAAATGTCAGGTTCATTCTTGTAGCGGAGACTTCCGATCGTGCCGACTGCCGCGGGTCCGAATGCGATGTAATCGCGCTGAAGCCAATACGCAAGATTGTGGCGACAACGCTGATTGTCGCGAGCGTAGTTGGAAATCTCGTAATGATCGTAGCCGGATTGCGCAAGGAATTCTACGGCTCGCTGGTAGCGATCGGCAATCAGATCATCAGGCGGCAACGGAACTTCGCGGCGCTCCACTTGATACCTCAGCGGGACATTTCCCTCGAGCATGAGCGAATAGAATGAAATGTGCTGCGGTTCGAGGCTCACCACAGTGCGTAGATCTGATTCAAGAGAAGCGTCCGTTTCGTCGGGTAGTCCGTACATGAGGTCTACTGATATGTTGTCAATTCCAACCTGTCGAGCATTCGCTACCGCTATGCCGACCTGTTCGGCGTTGTGCAATCGCCCCAGTCGTTCGAGATTCGCAGAGTTGAAAGATTGCGCTCCAAAAGAAGTCCGGTTCACTCCAAGCGAAGTCAACAACGAGAGCTTCTCGACTGTGGAAGATTCCGGATTGGCTTCTGAAGTGAATTCTATGTCGGGCGAGAAACCGGCATATCGCTTGAGTCGCGAAACGATTGTCGACCAAGAGTCGCTTGAAAGTACCGTAGGGGTGCCGCCGCCGAAGAATATCGTATCGAGCAGAATTTCTTCGCCGGGATGCGATTTCTGCAACTGCTCAAACCGGATATCCATCTCGGTGCAGATCGCCTCGATATATCGTTTTTCCCATACTGGATCATGCACGATTCGATAGAAATCGCAATAGGTGCAGATACGTGCACAAAACGGCACATGAACGTAACACGAGAGTTTCACTGCCGCAAGATAGTGATATCGGCCGACCGTGGAAAGGACAAACGGCGTAGAATAGGATGGTTCGGCTGATAGCGATTCATCTTGATTGGGAAACTCAGATTCGATATTATTGTAGGCGATGGCGAAGCGAATTCAAGATACGACAGTTACATCTAAGGATCGTCTGCTGGGATCGATTGTCGTGTTTGTCGTTGCATTGGCGGCAAGGCTGATCTACGTCAATGCAGCCGCCGGCACGCCGACCTTCGGCTTCTTGACCTTTGACCTGCTGCAATTCCATAACCTCGCTGTTTCAATATTTCAGGATTCACAGCTAGGGCACGAAGCTGTATTTAAGGCTCCGCTCTATTCACTGGTGTTGTCGCAAATCTACTCAATGGTCAGCAATCCAATCTTCCAGTCTTTCGTGATACAGTGCATTCTCGGCTCGATCTCCGCCATATTGATATACCTGATTTCGGTCCGCTTCTACACGCAACGTATTTCAATCACGGCAGGGTTGATTGCGGCTCTCTACGGTACGTTAATATTCTTCGATGCTGAGCTGCTTCCCGTTAGTTTCACGGTGTTTCTAATCTTGCTCGCAACATACCTGCTGATGAAGTACGAAGAAGGCCACCGAGTTTTCCTCGCAGTGGCTGCGGGAATTACGTTGGCACTTTCCGGCGCCGCAACCCCAGAGACTCTAGTACTTGTGCCAGTGGCCGGATTCTGGATTTATCGAGACGGTGCAGGCAAAAAGAAATTCCGTCTCAGCCACACGTTAGCAATGTTGATCGCCGCTGTGGTGGTCACGGTACCGTTTGCGATTCGCAACAACACGCTCGGCGGTGAAAAAGTCCCTTACCTCACTGATATCGGTGTGAGGATGGCGATCGCCAATCAGGAGGGCGCTACAGGGAGGGACTTCATACTACCCAACGGAGTTCGAGAACTGGGTCAGAGTTATTCTAATGCGCTCGAAGCCACTCAGAGAACCAAGGTGAGTGAATTTTCCGCATCTGAAATGGGCGGAATTTGGCTGGGTCAAGCTGTCGGGTACATATTCAGCCATCCGCTTGACTGGCTCGGATTGGAACTGCGCAAGCTTGCCTGCTTGATTAGTGGCTACGAAATTTCGACAGATCGACCGATCTACTACTTTGCCAGTCAAAATATGCCTCTTCAAGTTTTGTTGTTTGACAAGTTCTTGTCGATTCCTTTCGGACTGATACTGCCTTTCGCATTCCTCGCTTTCTTGGCGGTTAGACATAACAATCGAAAACAGCTTCTGTTGGTATGGTCGGCGACAGGATTGGTGTTAGTATCGCTATTGCTAGCCCCATTCGCATTCCAACGGATATTGTTCGTGCCGTTCATTATCATCTGGTCAGCGGCAGGATTCTGGGGATTGGTGGGCTTATACCAGAAGCAGGAATTCCGTCGTTTCTATACCTGGCTATCGATCTTGGTTGCCGCGGTGGTTATCGTCAACGGCGTCGCAAAGATCCCCGGATTGATACCAACTGTTGATTCTGAGTTTGAAGGAAGGATGTTTGCCGCGAATGCCCATCTGACAGCCAACCGGTTGGAAGAAGCCAAAACAAATTATGATGCTGCATTGCGCATAGATCCAAGATCGCCGCGACCGTACAGCAGTCTTGCCTCGATTTTCGCTCAGCAGGGCAATGATTCGTTGGCAATTGTCTACTACAATCGCGCCGTCGCCGTTGATCCAAGCGATGACCGGCCGCTAAAGAATATTGTCAACCTAATGAAGCGAAAACAGAAACTTGCAGAGTTGAATAATGTACTCGTTCGAGTGATAAAAGAATTCCCAAAAGCCAATTGGGCTTATAATGAATATGCGTCACTTCATGTCAGACTGAGCGAATTTACTCAAGCGGCAGATATCTATGAAAAGTCCTTCGCTGCCGACTCGACCAATATTGAAGCCATATTCCTTAAGGCTGAGGTCTATTTGATGGCTGATATGCGCCAAGAAGCTGAAGAAGAATTTCAGAGATATTTGCAGTACGCGCCAAACTCGGTAGCGGCGCGTGCCAATCTCGGCCAGGTATACGCCCGTCAGCGGCGCATTGAAGAAGCTCTCCGCGAGTTTGGTTTTGTTCGGGAACAAGAGCCGGGAAATCCGGCAACCTATTTCAATCTTGCTTCAGTTTACTATCAAACGAACGACTTGATGCGTGCAGCGAGTTATCTCGACACGGCGGACGCAATTGATCACAATTTCCCGGGACTCGAAGAAATGCGCCAGATGATTGACTCGGCACGAGTCAATCGTTAGTCGGCCTTCGATTGTAGTTAGTCAGCCTTCCAGCCAATTCCCCACGAATCGACGCCAACCTCGGTTGAGTCGAGAACTTTCAACGTAGCGACATCAATCTCATACATGTAACCGTGATTCGGCGGTTGACCTGACGCCGCAACGTAAATCCGTTTGTCATCATCGGACATGGCAATGCCAAAGGGATGGCCGACACCGATGGGAATTTCGGCGACTACCTGGCGTTGGAAAAGGTCAACAATCACAACGGTGTTACCCCAACGAGTGGTGAGAAAAAGATAGTTGCCATTGTGCGAATGGTGTATCATCGCCGGACCAGAGGTGGATATTCCTGCTGTCACCGGAATCTCGATCGAGTCAATGATCTGTCGCGAGTAGATATCGAGAATGCGAACTTGGTTGGCATAGAGACATGAGATGTATGCTTTTTGCAAATGATGGTCGACAGCTACGCAATATGGTCCATAGCGTGGATTAGAAGGATCGGATTGCTGAGCGGGGTCTATCGGCACGAACGTGACGGAGTCCTCGTCGGTATAGACCAGAGTGATGTCATCAGAGCGGAGATTGCAGGCAACGATCACCTTGCCGTCAGTAGTGCTCAAAAGCTCGTGGGTCTGAGCGCCGGACTGGATTTTCTTCTCAACTGCCATTGTCGCAAGGTTGACTTTGTAGATGTGCCCGCGTTCAGAGCCGGCAGTGTAATCGCACATGTAGCCGTATTGGCTGTTACCGGTGATGCACATGCCGGCCGGAATCACGCTGCGCTGATTCGGATAGACTGCCTGCGCAGCGGCAGTTAAGTCAAACTCCGAAATGAACTCGTCGGTCGCGGCACTGAATTTGGCAATCTTGCCGGAAAGGTCGACGGTCATTACGAAGTAATACTGTCCATCCGGTGTAAAGGAAATGTAGTGCGGCTTGGCGATATGAGTATCGATTGTCTTGACCTTGGTCATTGTCTCAGTGTCGTAGACATAAATGGTCGCGTCGGCCTGATTGAGCACGTAGAGTTTGCCATCCGGACCGAGGACTGGATTTTCCGTATCATTTCCTTTGTCGCTGCATCCGGTCATCAGCATCAAGACCGTTATCAGTACTGCAAACCAAGCTGTATAACGCATCAATTCTCAACTCCAATATGATGATTGTTCTACCGAGATATACGAAGACAACCGGTTCTTGTTAAGTACCAGTGCATGACGCACATGGAGCCGGACCGCCTCCAAAAATGTAGCTGATCAGGAACACGGCATCGGAGATGCTCAATCCACCAGTGCAGTTGGCATCACCGCTAAGAAGCGGGTCAGGAGGAGTACCGCCGCCGAAAATGTAGCCGATTATCCGTACCACATCGGAGATACTGATCGACTCAGAATTGTCCGCGTCGCCGATCAGGAATTGGTCGCCGCCATCTCTTCGAAAGAAATTGACGCCGCCGTCTTCCTCGCCAACAAGAAGATCGAGGTCGCCGTCTGAGTCGATATCTCCGAAGGTCATTGCCGCGCGCCAGCCAACGTCGCTGCCGGCGATGATGTCGGGTTGAGCAATCAGAGTTAACGAATCGGGAAAGACACCGCCAGGCGCCGTATTACGGAACCACGTCAGACCCATCAGCCGACCACCAACTATCAGGTCAATCTTGCCATCGCCATCCCAATCAGCGGCGCATGGCAGCGTGAAGTCGCGCGCTGTTTTCTTGATGACGAATTTGGTGATTAGCGTAAGTGCCGGGCTACCGGAGGTGCCGGTGTTTTCATATAGATGGATGTTCGCGAGACCATTAAAGTCCCACTCACCAACGATTAGATCTTTCAAGCCATCGTTGTCGAGATCGACCGGCACAGGTACGGCCAATTGGTCGGTCTTGATCCCGGCAAGCTGATTGGTGATGTTTACGAAGTTTGGCGTGCACTCATCGCCGTTGTTGCCCCAGTATTGAATGAATCCGTTTTCATTTCCTATGAGAATGTCCAAATCGCCGTCGTTGTCCCAATCGACGAAGGCGGGCATAGCCGAAAAACCAACGTCGATTCCGGCGAGGCTGGATGTGATACGAACAAACTTCGGTGCTGTGCGGCTACCAACATTCTGGAAATAGGCAATAGTGCCGTCACCGCCGCCGACTAACAGGTCGAGGTCGCCATCGCCATCAAGATCAGCCATGTCCGGAAATGCGCTGCGGCCGACATCAATATTATCGATGAGATTTTGTTGTTCGAGTACGAAATTGGCGCTCGCCGCTGTGCCGGTGTTGCGCAGAAATTTTAGGTTGTCGATGAATTCGCCATTGGCAGGCGAGAGAATCATGTCGAGATCGCCATCGTTGTCGACATCGGCAAGCGGAGCGTGATTGAATCCGAGAGTCGAGTATGCCGGCGAAAGGAAAGTATCCGTTTGATAAACGAAATCGGATAGTGATGCTGTGCCGGCATTTTCAAAGAGATAGAGATTGGTGTTGAAAAGATCGCCCCACATTATGTCTTGATCGGAATCATCATCAATGTCGACGAAATTGATAGCGCTGAAACCATGCTGGGGATCGGACGGCCTGTTGAAACCTCCGCCGCCACCCGGAAAGGCAAGAATGCTGTCGTAGAAAGTCGATTCCAGTGTAAAGGTCGGCGTCGTTGCGGAGCCGGTGTTTCGGTAGAACACCAATTGTCCCCCTGGATCACCTATGAAGAAATCGAAATCGCCATCGCTATCAATGTCGGTCAAAGCGGGAGTGTTGTTGACGCCGGTGACGATGCCTTCAAATGATGAATTCACCAGAACGAAGTTAATGACATTGCCGACACTTTGATTGCGATAAAACATCACGCCGTTGCTGTTGTTGTCGCAAAGAAGATCGAAATCGCCATCGTCGTCGAGATCGACAAAACGATGCCAGGTACCGATGCTGATCTGCGCAAATCGATCTGCAATCGGCGACCAAATAGGTGTTGTCAACGTGCCGATATTCCCAAGATAATTGAGCTTACCGTTAGTTTCGCCAATGAACAGGTCAAACAGTGAGTCGCCATCGAAATCGACAAGAGAAGGTTTGGGGTTGTTGATACCGCCCCAAAAGGGATAATCAAGCGTATCTGCGCCGATAACGATAGGAAAGGGGTTAGTCTCACGGGTGAATTGGGCGCTGAGACTGCCGGACGATATGAGCCAGGTGAATATCGCAAGTAGCGTGATGTGCTGGAAGCGATTGATAAATTTCCTCATTTGATACATAGTTCGGCACAGAACGCCCGTTAGGCAAGTATCCTGTACCAACATAGTCTATTTTGGTAATTTGTCAATCGGCAGAACCGCCGGAACCGGCGGTCCACCGCAATTGGACTTAGAATATCTCGGCGAAGAAATCCTTCATGGCCTGCCAGGAACGCTTGTCGGCTTTTTCATTGTAGGCAGCGCCTTTGGAATTGTCGTTGCCGGCTTCATTTTGCGTGAAGGCATGGACGGCGCCGCTGTAAGCGATGAACTGGTAATCGGCGCCTGCTGCTCTCATTTCGTTCAAAAATCCTTCTACATCCTTCATCGGTACAAATGGATCATCTGCTCCGTGGCATACCAGAATCTTGGCAGGGACTTTGCCGGCTGCTGCGGGCATGGTAGTTGTTAGACTTCCGTGAAAGGAAACGACTCCAGCGATATTGGCTCCACTGCGTGCCAGTTCGAGAGCCGCCCCACCACCGAAGCAGTAACCAATCGCAGCTACTCGCTTCGGGTCAACGTTTTTGTTCTTGAGAAGCGTCTGAAGCCCGGCATTGATGCGTTCGCGGAACAGCGGCAGATCCTGGCGATACTTGCCGGCCTCTGCACCGGCAGAACCGGCATCTTTGGGACGTACGCCCTTGCCGTAGATATCGATCGCGAAGGCAACGTATCCGAGCTCGGCAAGCATCTTGGCCCGCATTTTTTCATTGTCGGTAAGCCCCAGCCATTGATGAATAATGATGATGCCGGGCCGCGGACCGGAAATGGCGTCGTCATATACGAGATATCCTTCCAAAACAGTGTCGCCCTGCTTGTACTCGACTACTTCGTTCTTGATCGCCGCAAAACACGGGACTGCCAGAATAGCGGCCAAACCAATGGCCAGAATCATAGTTTTCATCATTCCTCCAAAAAAACGCTCTTCCATGAAACCAATGTGTCGTAATTTCGTCATAGCTTGTACGATAAGTATTGAAGAGTTGTAGCACTTTCAAGGAGCAGCAAATGCGATTCGCGAGTTTTTGTCTGATCGTCATTCTTACTGTTTTTTCTTCGGCCCATTCGGAGGATAAGGCAGCAACAGCCAAAGCGTCTCTCGATGCCATGAAGCGCCTTTCTTGGCTCATCGGAAGCTGGAAAGCTTCTATAGGTGGAAATGCGGCGTATGAATCATGGCAAATCGATTCAGAAAACCGATTCAAGGGCATGGGATTTAGCATCAATGGCAAGGACACCGCAATCTCCGAGAAACTGCTGATTGCCGCAACGGACTCAGGACTCTTCTACATATCTGATGTCTCACACAATCCGGCGCCGGTATACTTTAAAATGACGCGTCAGGATTCCGTTACGACAGTCTGGGAGAACCCGAAACACGATTTTCCAACGCGCATTATCTATCGCCATCCCACTGCCGATTCGTTGCATGCCCGCATTGAAGGACTGCGCAAAGGCAAGGAATCGGGCATTGATTTCGTTTTTCAACGCGTAAAGTAGTTTAGACAACTGCCAGCCTTCTGATTATATTGTATTCGTCCTGTGCCAAGACCAGGGCGTATCAATGTTCGAAGTAACTAATACTGGAAGGCAACATTGGCAGCACCAAAACGAAAAAGTAAGAAGTCGTCCCCGGCAACAACTCGCAACCAGCGCTCGGGGCTGAAACGACTGATAATCATCGGAATAATAGCCATCGTGGGTATCGCGGCAGCGATTTTTCTAACACGCGATAGCAAAAACTCGAGCACAACGCAGAATTCTGATGCCGGCGAAGGCAGCTACCAATCGCTGATGCGGCTGGAGTTTCTCAAGGAAGGATTGCTATCCTTCTATTCGGCAAATGGCACGTATATTACGACCATCGATATTGAACTTGCCGAGGCCTTCGAAGAGCGCCGTTTGGGGCTGATGTTTCGTACGTCGATGGAAGATAATCAGGGCATGTTCTTCATTTGGCCGACTGACGTACAGCAGTCGTTTTGGATGAAGAACACAATTCTGCCGCTGGACATGATCTTCATAAATTCCAGCAATGAGATTGTCACAATTCATAAGAATACGACACCGTACGCGGAGACACAGTATCCTTCCTCCCGCCCGGCTCAGTTTGTGCTCGAAGTGAACGCAGGATACTGCGATCGAGTTGGAATCAAGGAAGGCGACAAGATCGGCTGGATGCGCACCAATTGAGTTGAGGTGACAAAGACCCAAGGGAGATATCAGTCGGCGATTTTGCCAAGCCGACTCGCACTCTCCCGCCCCGAGTCCAAACAGGCCCGAGCGGCCTAGGGACGAGCACCTGATCTCCCCAGCGACAGAAAGCACTCACTGACAAAGAAGGCTTCAACGGGGGGGGAAGCACGCAAAAGTCAAAGTCCGGGACTTCTTGAAAACATTGAAGAGAGACAAGCAGGCGTTTGCCATGTTTGAGAAATTCATGAGCCAACTCAGCACGGGAAGCCACTGGAAATACATGAAGCGCAAGTAGCTACATTCGAATCAGTCACTACAAGAACACCATTGCTCTAATTCTCACGTACATGAATACCGGCGGGGGTTCCAGTAGTCCTGCGAATTGAGCAGAACTACTGAAAATCGAAATTAATTCGATTAGCGACCTGAGTAGCGATATGGGTAGTATCTCGGAACCCACATGGCACTTTGAATCAAGCCTGCTAGGTGTTCGTCAGAGACATTCATGCCTATTCCTTCATCCCGCGCTTGTTTAGCGACCGCCAATGCGACGGTGAACGAGACACTGCGGATGTCAGTCAACGGCGGCAAGAGGGCACCCTTCGCCCTGTTTTCAGAGCTTACCATTTCAGAAATCGCGCATGTCGCGGCATAGAACATCGTGTGAGTGACATGTTGTGCCTGACTGACAATGGCGCCGAGTCCCATTCCGGGGAAGACATAGAGATTGTTACATTGGGAAATTATGACCTCGCGACCATCCGGGATAATGAACGGCTTGAACGGACTGCCGGTCGCCATCAACGCTTTCCCATTGGTCGCAGCCATGACTTCTTCGGGAAGGACTTCGCAACAAGAAGTCGGATTTGAGAGAGCAAGTACAATCGGGCGCTCGCAGTTGTTTGCCAACGCGCTGAGAATATCGCCGGTGAATGCACCTCTCTGACCCGAAAGACCGATGAGAGTTGTTATTCGAGCGTGCTTGACGACTTCGGCGAGGTTGGGATTGCGGTCTTTTGAAACCGGCCAGTTTGCAATGGCATCGCTCGGTTGGAGGAAATTTGACTGATACTCATCAGCCTTGTCGCCTTCCATGAGTAGTCCATTGATATCGACCGCGTAAATGTTGCGGCGGGCTTCAGCCTGTGACATTCCACCTTCAGCAACCAAAAGTGAGACCAGCGCGTTTGCAACACCGCTCCCGGCTTGACCGAAACCGAGGATTCCGATCCGCTCGTCCTTGAGTGCACGACCAGTGGTCTTAAACGCAGTTCGAAGTGCGGCAGCGGCTGTAGCGCCGGTGCCCTGAATATCATCATTGAAGCTCAGAATCCGTTTCTGGTAACGATCGAGAAGAGTTGCAGCATGTTGTTTGCCGAAGTCTTCCCACTGCAAGAGTGCTCGCGGGAATACACGCTTCACGCCTTGCACGAATCGTTCAATAACTTCGTAATAGGCATCTCCTGTGAGCCGAGGCTGACGCAAGCCGATATAAAGCGGATCAGCAAGGAGTCGCTCATTATTGGTGCCGACATCAATCATAACCGGCAGAGTCGATGCCGGATGAATTCCGGCAGCGGCAACGTAGAGCGAGATTTTGCCGACTGGAATGCCCATGCCATCGGCGCCAAGATCCCCGAGTCCCAAAATTCTCTCACCGTCGGTTGCTACGATGAGCGATACGTTCGGCAGTCCGACGTTTTCGAGAATCTGTTCAATGGAATCAACGTTGCGCGGCGAGACGAAGATTCCGCGCCAGCGTCTTACGATGTGTGACAGAGTCAGACAAGCTTGACCGACAGTTGGTGTATAGACGATTGGCAGCATCTCTTCGAGGTGCTTCAACAGCGTTGAATAGAACACTGTCTCGTTGCGGTCGAGAAGCGCCAGCAGTGATACATAGCGACCTAAATCCGTTGCTTTGGTTTTGAATATATCATAGTTGCGAGTTAGCTGTTCGTCGAGCGTACCAACCCGATCGGGAAACAATCCGACCAGATCAAATTCGGCCCGTTCGACATTGGAAAAGGCGTTGCCTTTATTCAAAAGTGGGTCAGAGACCAGCGCGTTTCCCTTATGCGGAACAGCGTAGTAAATCTCGTTGGTGAGTGGGTCAACCTTAAGTTCGAAGCGTTTCATTGCAGTTCCTTTCTTTCCGCCCGGCGGCGGAGAACGCTTCGAAAGAAGGCCAGATATTCGGGTGAAGTCAAGGACTCAAAGCGGGTATTTTAGACTGCCGTAAAAAGACCTCTATCATAGACTTAGGTGTGGATCGCGCACACGCTGTGAGGCGCTGAATCGAATTGAGCGCCCAAATCAATATCTCACCAAATTAGCCGAAAGAGCTACTATGGCGAATAAGGTTGAATCGTTCCAGCTTGATCATTTGAGTATGCCCGCTCCGCAAGTACGTATGGCGGGGCACCAAACTGGTCCCAAAGGTGACATCATTTCGAAATTCGATCTGCGTTTTGTTAAACCGAATACAGATGCGATTCCCACTGCCGCGTTGCACACTTTGGAGCATCTGCTGGCAACTTACATGCGCGAATATCTCGACGGCATTATTGATCTCTCGCCGATGGGTTGTCGCACCGGTTTCTACCTGACGGTCTGGGGCGAAGTCGACAGCAAGCGGGTAGAGACGGCGTTAGTCAATTCGCTCAAGCGTGTAACTGCCACAGCTTGGGAGGATGTTCCGGCAACGACCGCCAAGGAATGCGGAAATTATCGCGACCATTCCCTTTTCGGGGCCATTGAGTATGCCAGAACCGTAATCGCAGGGTTTGAATCAAGATGATTGGTATCATTGGAGCGATGGCGGAAGAGATCGAATTGTTCAAGCAGAACATGGAGATCAAGAAAACCTACAGTTACGCCCGAACCGAATACAATGTCGGAACGATAAACGAGCAGGAAGTTGTGTTGCTGCAGGCAGGAATCGGCAAAGTGAAATCCACTATCAGCACGCAGATACTGATCGATCGTTTTGATATCGACATGATCATCTTCACGGGGCTGGCCGGCGCACTGACTTCGAACTTGCGGCGCGGCGACTTAGTGGTCGCGAATCATGTCGTGCAGTATGATTTCGATTTGACCGCGTTTGGCCGCCGCCACGGTGAACTGCCGGATATCGGTCGATTGCTCGAGCCGGATCCGAAGTTGATCAAATTCATGTGCTATGCTTATGACGATATCTTCCAGAATGACAAGAACGCTCCGCATTTAATCGTTGGTTCGATTTGTTCCGGAGACAAGTTCATCACGGACCGACGCGATATTGATTGGTTACAGCGCGAATTCGGCGCGGTTGCCACTGAGATGGAAGGTGCCGCTGTCGGTTACACCTGCTTTGTCAACGATGTGAAGTTCGCGATCCTGCGAACGATTTCCGACACCGGCGGCGACGGCGCGACCGATGACTTCGACGAGTACCTCAAAGTAGCCTCAGCCAATTCCTTCAAAATTGTCAG
This genomic interval from bacterium contains the following:
- the hemW gene encoding radical SAM family heme chaperone HemW, which codes for MKLSCYVHVPFCARICTYCDFYRIVHDPVWEKRYIEAICTEMDIRFEQLQKSHPGEEILLDTIFFGGGTPTVLSSDSWSTIVSRLKRYAGFSPDIEFTSEANPESSTVEKLSLLTSLGVNRTSFGAQSFNSANLERLGRLHNAEQVGIAVANARQVGIDNISVDLMYGLPDETDASLESDLRTVVSLEPQHISFYSLMLEGNVPLRYQVERREVPLPPDDLIADRYQRAVEFLAQSGYDHYEISNYARDNQRCRHNLAYWLQRDYIAFGPAAVGTIGSLRYKNEPDIFRYVKNLAVNKLPVADEEEVTSPKRLIESIMLSLRLSSGLNTDILKSEFGYDISGVRRSLIDGLKSAGDIIEEHDHLLLTTKGMFRADMIASSLLPDFV
- a CDS encoding tetratricopeptide repeat protein: MAKRIQDTTVTSKDRLLGSIVVFVVALAARLIYVNAAAGTPTFGFLTFDLLQFHNLAVSIFQDSQLGHEAVFKAPLYSLVLSQIYSMVSNPIFQSFVIQCILGSISAILIYLISVRFYTQRISITAGLIAALYGTLIFFDAELLPVSFTVFLILLATYLLMKYEEGHRVFLAVAAGITLALSGAATPETLVLVPVAGFWIYRDGAGKKKFRLSHTLAMLIAAVVVTVPFAIRNNTLGGEKVPYLTDIGVRMAIANQEGATGRDFILPNGVRELGQSYSNALEATQRTKVSEFSASEMGGIWLGQAVGYIFSHPLDWLGLELRKLACLISGYEISTDRPIYYFASQNMPLQVLLFDKFLSIPFGLILPFAFLAFLAVRHNNRKQLLLVWSATGLVLVSLLLAPFAFQRILFVPFIIIWSAAGFWGLVGLYQKQEFRRFYTWLSILVAAVVIVNGVAKIPGLIPTVDSEFEGRMFAANAHLTANRLEEAKTNYDAALRIDPRSPRPYSSLASIFAQQGNDSLAIVYYNRAVAVDPSDDRPLKNIVNLMKRKQKLAELNNVLVRVIKEFPKANWAYNEYASLHVRLSEFTQAADIYEKSFAADSTNIEAIFLKAEVYLMADMRQEAEEEFQRYLQYAPNSVAARANLGQVYARQRRIEEALREFGFVREQEPGNPATYFNLASVYYQTNDLMRAASYLDTADAIDHNFPGLEEMRQMIDSARVNR
- a CDS encoding beta-propeller fold lactonase family protein, with protein sequence MRYTAWFAVLITVLMLMTGCSDKGNDTENPVLGPDGKLYVLNQADATIYVYDTETMTKVKTIDTHIAKPHYISFTPDGQYYFVMTVDLSGKIAKFSAATDEFISEFDLTAAAQAVYPNQRSVIPAGMCITGNSQYGYMCDYTAGSERGHIYKVNLATMAVEKKIQSGAQTHELLSTTDGKVIVACNLRSDDITLVYTDEDSVTFVPIDPAQQSDPSNPRYGPYCVAVDHHLQKAYISCLYANQVRILDIYSRQIIDSIEIPVTAGISTSGPAMIHHSHNGNYLFLTTRWGNTVVIVDLFQRQVVAEIPIGVGHPFGIAMSDDDKRIYVAASGQPPNHGYMYEIDVATLKVLDSTEVGVDSWGIGWKAD
- a CDS encoding VCBS repeat-containing protein, translated to MRKFINRFQHITLLAIFTWLISSGSLSAQFTRETNPFPIVIGADTLDYPFWGGINNPKPSLVDFDGDSLFDLFIGETNGKLNYLGNIGTLTTPIWSPIADRFAQISIGTWHRFVDLDDDGDFDLLCDNNSNGVMFYRNQSVGNVINFVLVNSSFEGIVTGVNNTPALTDIDSDGDFDFFIGDPGGQLVFYRNTGSATTPTFTLESTFYDSILAFPGGGGGFNRPSDPQHGFSAINFVDIDDDSDQDIMWGDLFNTNLYLFENAGTASLSDFVYQTDTFLSPAYSTLGFNHAPLADVDNDGDLDMILSPANGEFIDNLKFLRNTGTAASANFVLEQQNLIDNIDVGRSAFPDMADLDGDGDLDLLVGGGDGTIAYFQNVGSRTAPKFVRITSSLAGIDVGFSAMPAFVDWDNDGDLDILIGNENGFIQYWGNNGDECTPNFVNITNQLAGIKTDQLAVPVPVDLDNDGLKDLIVGEWDFNGLANIHLYENTGTSGSPALTLITKFVIKKTARDFTLPCAADWDGDGKIDLIVGGRLMGLTWFRNTAPGGVFPDSLTLIAQPDIIAGSDVGWRAAMTFGDIDSDGDLDLLVGEEDGGVNFFRRDGGDQFLIGDADNSESISISDVVRIIGYIFGGGTPPDPLLSGDANCTGGLSISDAVFLISYIFGGGPAPCASCTGT
- a CDS encoding dienelactone hydrolase family protein, encoding MKTMILAIGLAAILAVPCFAAIKNEVVEYKQGDTVLEGYLVYDDAISGPRPGIIIIHQWLGLTDNEKMRAKMLAELGYVAFAIDIYGKGVRPKDAGSAGAEAGKYRQDLPLFRERINAGLQTLLKNKNVDPKRVAAIGYCFGGGAALELARSGANIAGVVSFHGSLTTTMPAAAGKVPAKILVCHGADDPFVPMKDVEGFLNEMRAAGADYQFIAYSGAVHAFTQNEAGNDNSKGAAYNEKADKRSWQAMKDFFAEIF
- a CDS encoding DUF192 domain-containing protein, whose protein sequence is MAAPKRKSKKSSPATTRNQRSGLKRLIIIGIIAIVGIAAAIFLTRDSKNSSTTQNSDAGEGSYQSLMRLEFLKEGLLSFYSANGTYITTIDIELAEAFEERRLGLMFRTSMEDNQGMFFIWPTDVQQSFWMKNTILPLDMIFINSSNEIVTIHKNTTPYAETQYPSSRPAQFVLEVNAGYCDRVGIKEGDKIGWMRTN
- a CDS encoding NAD-dependent malic enzyme: MKRFELKVDPLTNEIYYAVPHKGNALVSDPLLNKGNAFSNVERAEFDLVGLFPDRVGTLDEQLTRNYDIFKTKATDLGRYVSLLALLDRNETVFYSTLLKHLEEMLPIVYTPTVGQACLTLSHIVRRWRGIFVSPRNVDSIEQILENVGLPNVSLIVATDGERILGLGDLGADGMGIPVGKISLYVAAAGIHPASTLPVMIDVGTNNERLLADPLYIGLRQPRLTGDAYYEVIERFVQGVKRVFPRALLQWEDFGKQHAATLLDRYQKRILSFNDDIQGTGATAAAALRTAFKTTGRALKDERIGILGFGQAGSGVANALVSLLVAEGGMSQAEARRNIYAVDINGLLMEGDKADEYQSNFLQPSDAIANWPVSKDRNPNLAEVVKHARITTLIGLSGQRGAFTGDILSALANNCERPIVLALSNPTSCCEVLPEEVMAATNGKALMATGSPFKPFIIPDGREVIISQCNNLYVFPGMGLGAIVSQAQHVTHTMFYAATCAISEMVSSENRAKGALLPPLTDIRSVSFTVALAVAKQARDEGIGMNVSDEHLAGLIQSAMWVPRYYPYRYSGR